From the genome of Pelmatolapia mariae isolate MD_Pm_ZW linkage group LG12, Pm_UMD_F_2, whole genome shotgun sequence, one region includes:
- the LOC134639530 gene encoding uncharacterized protein C2orf81 homolog has protein sequence MPRSATKLQTDKHRRRSSVQVISPAAQEQKGEDIIPGRLTRTQWTDMLLQEDADEAVGEILDELLRKVMKGCLDVYTESQLPTFSASWAKRYLTQIVEHQILCLDEGEGPGERSKTEDSEPVPPISDAWAQGCVPVLIHQQHLAAQEVAGGPSPRVTPLLQPKICDS, from the exons ATGCCACGCTCTGCAACCAAGCTTCAAACTGACAAGCACAGACGTAGGTCATCTGTACAGGTGATCTCACCTGCAGCACAAGAGCAGAAAGGGGAAGATATAATCCCAGGTCGCTTGACCCGGACCCAGTGGACAGATATGTTGCTTCAGGAGGATGCAGATGAGGCAGTGGGGGAAAtcttagatgaactgctgaggaAGGTCATGAAAGGATGTCTTGATGTGTATACTGAGAGCCAG CTACCAACTTTCTCCGCATCTTGGGCCAAGAGGTACCTCACACAGATTGTAGAACACCAAATCTTGTGCCTAGATGAGGGAGAAGGACCAGGCGAAAGATCAAAAACGGAAGATTCTGAGCCTGTGCCACCAATTTCCGATGCCTGGGCTCAAGGATGTGTGCCTGTTCTTATCCATCAACAACATCTTGCTGCACAGGAG GTTGCAGGAGGTCCATCACCTCGGGTCACCCCACTGCTTCAGCCCAAGATCTGTGACAGCTGA
- the wdr54 gene encoding WD repeat-containing protein 54, with amino-acid sequence MYHKEKSIQIKNSASALYNNLSVLRIAPRRLTHFTVVHANMVNMVSASWDGLNYTHRQLQSKEPNVATSTSLIMQAAFCVLPSRDLLVVTSQKGIQMYESDGSIMVYWHALDTPETPTAQAVFARGIAAVYENYICVGVSSGAILVFDVPSKGSNITLSEVLEEHKESITDMASECSGSQECIANLVTADDGGNLCVWKSGEEFQLLNKIPGFDMSCSSVKLWKGTAVAGYGTGQIRLYEAVTGILHAEINAHARWIYSVDIAPFSGLLLSAAEDSLVRVWHMTITPETNSVEVAHLHNECVTDTQICGAKFCDGDGYAFAVTGYDLSEIIRYIQS; translated from the exons ATGTATCACAAGGAAAAGAGTATCCAGATAAAAAACAGCGCATCAGCGTTGTACAACAACCTCAGCGTGCTGCGCATCGCACCGAGGCGCCTCACCCACTTCACCGTGGTCCATGCTAACATGGTCAACATGGTCAGCGCGTCCTGGGACGGCCTAAACTACACCCACCGTCAGCTGCAGTCCAAGGAGCCAAATGTTGCTACAAGCACTTCGCTTATCATGCAG gCTGCGTTTTGTGTGCTCCCCTCTCGTGATCTCCTTGTGGTGACGTCTCAAAAGGGCATCCAG ATGTATGAATCTGATGGCTCCATCATGGTGTACTGGCATGCACTGGATACTCCAGAAACACCTACAG CACAGGCAGTGTTTGCCCGAGGGATAGCAGCAGTGTACGAGAATTATATATGTGTGG GAGTTTCATCTGGTGCAATTTTAGTATTTGATGTGCCCAGTAAAGGAAGTAATATTACCTTGTCTGAAGTCCTGGAAGAGCACAAAGAATCCATCACTGACATGGCCTCAGAGTGCTCTGGCAGCCAG GAGTGCATAGCTAATCTTGTCACTGCAGATGATGGGGGAAACCTATGTGTGTGGAAGTCTGGGGAGGAGTTTCAGCTGCTCAACAAAATTCCTGGTTTTGA TATGAGCTGCTCATCTGTCAAGTTGTGGAAGGGCACAGCGGTGGCAGGTTACGGCACAGGCCAAATTCGACTCTACGAGGCAGTTACGGGAATTTTGCATGCTGAGATCAACGCTCATGCTCGCTGGATATACTCAGTAGACATTGCTCCTTTTTCTGGATTG CTTTTATCTGCTGCTGAGGACTCTCTTGTCAGAGTATGGCACATGACTATCACCCCAGAGACCAACAGTGTGGAG GTTGCGCATTTGCATAACGAGTGTGTGACAGATACACAAATCTGTGGCGCCAAGTTCTGTGATGGCGATGGCTATGCCTTTGCAGTGACGGGCTATGATCTGAGTGAGATTATCCGCTACATCCAGTCCTAG